A window of the Haloquadratum walsbyi C23 genome harbors these coding sequences:
- a CDS encoding poly-gamma-glutamate biosynthesis protein PgsC/CapC translates to MIIGLTLGALAAQLKSYRLGGVMVLPILAIYTLREFFTPVIFIIGTVAAWISLWVLQEYTLNYGRRLFLSAVSTGVIATILTGFVLSQVFPNQLSFETAEAITSIFPGITAFNLMRVSSGNRRAELLIIGCGYLALIAVGVLLLWLFPTFVTQTPPFLTLQISDITAWIELRPHGSPHSRVIPGWIVLIILPISIFIYEGFRQRYDHRLVGIVIIPTLGLFTVQSSSVVIFYTLGATIIYYFITYIQYMTLFYGRVLLTVSILLGTIYSLIFGVFFSQLVLIPGVSLFFTGIFVGIGAYNLNRVSRKTRLAHIRIDAGLFVISYTLLFFLIDIPVTGLLHDNLVFYIFVGIMIVALAVIEMYRLEQSIPDATAFASESAFARSSVDGIGSYESSLTADNQEDK, encoded by the coding sequence ATGATTATTGGGTTGACGCTGGGTGCTCTTGCTGCGCAGCTCAAGAGCTACCGGTTAGGTGGTGTGATGGTTCTCCCGATACTCGCGATATATACGCTTCGTGAGTTTTTCACCCCGGTGATATTTATTATTGGCACGGTAGCCGCTTGGATCTCATTGTGGGTACTTCAAGAGTATACTCTTAATTATGGTCGTCGGCTGTTTTTATCTGCCGTTAGCACTGGTGTAATCGCAACAATATTGACCGGATTTGTTCTTTCGCAGGTGTTTCCGAATCAGCTCTCTTTTGAAACTGCTGAGGCAATCACCAGTATCTTTCCGGGAATCACAGCGTTCAATCTTATGCGAGTAAGTTCTGGAAACCGCCGTGCAGAACTCCTCATCATTGGATGTGGCTATCTCGCGCTCATAGCAGTCGGGGTACTCTTACTCTGGCTCTTCCCAACTTTTGTGACCCAGACGCCCCCTTTTCTCACATTACAGATAAGTGATATCACCGCTTGGATTGAGCTCAGACCGCACGGGAGCCCACACTCAAGAGTTATTCCAGGTTGGATTGTTCTTATCATTCTTCCTATTAGTATATTTATCTATGAGGGATTTCGACAGCGATACGATCACCGCCTCGTTGGAATAGTTATCATTCCCACGTTAGGGTTATTCACCGTACAGTCTTCTTCTGTCGTTATTTTTTATACTCTTGGTGCAACTATTATCTATTACTTTATTACTTACATTCAATATATGACACTTTTTTATGGGCGGGTTCTGCTCACAGTATCGATTCTCCTCGGCACCATCTACAGTCTTATATTCGGAGTTTTCTTCTCTCAGTTAGTCCTCATTCCCGGGGTTTCGCTCTTCTTCACTGGTATATTCGTTGGGATTGGTGCGTATAATCTTAATCGGGTGTCACGGAAAACCCGTCTTGCACATATTCGGATTGATGCTGGATTGTTCGTGATCAGTTATACCCTCTTATTTTTCCTTATTGATATCCCAGTTACTGGTCTACTTCATGACAATCTTGTCTTCTACATCTTTGTTGGCATCATGATTGTTGCACTCGCAGTAATTGAGATGTACCGTCTTGAACAATCAATTCCTGATGCGACGGCATTCGCCAGCGAGTCGGCTTTCGCTCGCAGTTCAGTTGATGGAATTGGATCTTATGAGTCATCGCTAACTGCTGATAATCAAGAGGATAAATAG
- a CDS encoding bacterio-opsin activator domain-containing protein yields the protein MSTVKFTATSLELKILSYRLSMAAWIGLPISTCIFSFIGIYHRDASSTQLHRGVIAFLAGLLAFIMLIPQSALFTTPHLLSVGEFVTLEHGVSVTTAVITGIAWTITLFGIAIALSRVVHKKYVPPVVALAAVIPSLPGIIGVLKLFEIYPAGGAGFNLAPHLAGLATILFAAVTHRKGLTTIILDSRHAAIENATEGYVLADETEIIRDMNTEAKRLVDATVGDQLPSWLAESSAETAEGVNRTTPTGKEIDLQQHTVGSHRATNKVFLLRDRTEQLTRMRKLESRDRLIADLPVGVFRIQRGTSPRFVYMNQAFAELFNISDVDQIDKHAVSDVFGAQQPQLIGNQSNYSTPENPETTEQLFSPPGTDSFWGLVSTYPSSTQDPDMIEGVIVDITAEKQAEALLTEELDNISHDLELTEQLWELSVRLEGFDAFAQEALSLLTDIDTIECAEVVRSGRVCCGEPETIVANGTTHIPDTAVSNAIEHAYTEENKRTETLTIDDERYTLITTPIMTEHVADSALMILSASPPDDRVEHLVTDTAEALAYKRAVNYREKYTDEDKMTELRIANTDTDKPHPLSQLLTTADVDVDIESSPLTFTNVRAEGQITWYLLRADQAVCNAVTAAATAHDSIKATTPISINDDENQSRCQIGIETGDIHRSLNTEGVTVVTISANARGTEFLLHLPTDLKVADIIDIFRTRFPAMHLRSRQTIERESVDTQVFTELDEYQRQAMEAATRMGFFSRPQGATAGDVANTLDIGRTTFTRRLKNAQTTVFNKLLDSQTDTEPADD from the coding sequence ATGTCGACAGTAAAATTCACAGCGACAAGTCTTGAATTGAAAATTCTATCTTACCGACTCTCGATGGCAGCGTGGATTGGGCTTCCAATCTCAACATGTATTTTTTCTTTTATCGGAATATATCATCGCGATGCGTCCAGCACCCAACTACACCGTGGCGTCATTGCATTTCTCGCTGGACTTCTCGCTTTCATTATGCTGATTCCACAGTCAGCCCTGTTTACGACACCACATCTCTTATCAGTTGGTGAGTTTGTCACGCTTGAACATGGAGTTAGTGTCACAACGGCCGTCATTACCGGTATTGCATGGACAATAACTCTTTTTGGAATTGCGATTGCTCTCTCCCGTGTAGTTCATAAAAAATATGTCCCTCCGGTTGTCGCACTTGCTGCTGTAATCCCATCGTTACCAGGGATAATAGGCGTGCTCAAACTGTTCGAAATATACCCTGCTGGAGGGGCTGGATTCAATCTAGCCCCTCATCTCGCCGGTCTCGCTACTATCCTTTTTGCTGCTGTGACGCATCGAAAAGGGCTCACGACGATTATTTTGGACTCGCGACACGCCGCCATTGAGAATGCGACTGAGGGATATGTGCTTGCTGATGAGACTGAGATAATTCGTGATATGAATACGGAAGCGAAACGATTGGTCGATGCCACGGTTGGCGACCAACTTCCCTCATGGCTTGCCGAGTCATCCGCTGAAACCGCCGAAGGTGTGAATCGTACCACTCCAACGGGAAAGGAGATTGATCTGCAACAACACACGGTCGGCAGCCATAGAGCCACAAACAAAGTGTTTCTTCTCCGTGATCGAACCGAACAATTGACCCGGATGCGCAAACTTGAATCTCGTGACCGTCTGATTGCTGACCTCCCAGTCGGCGTTTTTCGAATTCAACGTGGGACATCACCACGTTTCGTATATATGAATCAAGCGTTTGCTGAGTTATTTAATATCAGCGACGTGGATCAAATTGACAAGCACGCGGTATCAGATGTATTCGGAGCGCAGCAACCACAACTGATCGGTAATCAATCGAATTACTCAACTCCAGAGAACCCAGAGACAACTGAACAGTTATTTTCGCCACCGGGCACCGATTCGTTTTGGGGGCTTGTCTCCACGTATCCCTCGTCGACTCAGGATCCTGATATGATTGAGGGTGTCATTGTTGATATCACTGCTGAAAAACAAGCGGAGGCTCTCCTTACAGAGGAACTTGATAATATATCGCATGACCTAGAGTTAACTGAGCAACTCTGGGAACTCTCAGTTCGTCTTGAGGGGTTCGACGCCTTCGCTCAGGAGGCACTTTCATTACTAACCGATATTGATACTATTGAGTGCGCTGAAGTTGTTCGGTCAGGACGGGTATGCTGCGGTGAACCGGAGACTATTGTTGCAAATGGGACCACCCATATTCCGGATACAGCAGTGTCGAACGCGATAGAACACGCATATACTGAGGAGAACAAGCGTACTGAGACACTTACTATAGATGATGAGAGATATACGCTCATTACGACGCCGATCATGACAGAACACGTTGCTGACTCCGCCCTCATGATATTGAGTGCGTCGCCACCAGATGATCGCGTTGAGCATCTGGTGACAGACACCGCTGAAGCATTGGCGTATAAACGTGCAGTCAATTACCGCGAGAAGTATACTGATGAGGATAAAATGACCGAACTCCGCATTGCTAATACAGATACGGACAAACCACATCCACTGAGCCAACTTCTCACTACTGCCGACGTGGATGTTGATATAGAATCATCGCCGCTTACGTTCACTAATGTACGCGCTGAGGGTCAGATAACATGGTATCTCTTACGGGCGGATCAAGCGGTATGTAACGCAGTGACTGCAGCAGCAACGGCACACGACTCAATCAAAGCAACGACACCGATATCGATAAACGATGATGAGAATCAATCTCGGTGTCAAATCGGCATTGAGACGGGTGATATTCATCGTTCTCTCAATACCGAGGGGGTCACAGTGGTTACTATCTCTGCTAATGCGCGTGGAACAGAATTTCTCTTACACCTTCCAACTGATCTCAAGGTTGCGGACATCATTGACATCTTCCGAACACGGTTTCCAGCAATGCATCTCCGGTCACGACAAACAATTGAGCGTGAGTCAGTGGACACGCAGGTATTCACCGAATTAGATGAATATCAGCGACAGGCTATGGAGGCTGCAACACGAATGGGATTTTTCTCACGCCCACAAGGTGCAACAGCGGGGGATGTCGCAAACACATTAGATATCGGTCGAACAACATTCACACGTCGTCTTAAAAATGCGCAGACAACAGTATTCAATAAGCTGCTTGATTCACAGACTGATACTGAACCGGCGGATGACTGA